From Azospirillaceae bacterium:
GCCACCTTCCGGGCGCAACAACGCAAGGATGGGCCCGGGCCCTATCGTTTCCAGCGCAAGTCCGAGGTGCCGACCGAAAGCCTGACGCTGGACGGCTATGGCGCGCCAACGCGCAAGGTGGGCCTGATCCATGGCATGTTCCGCCCGTCGGACGATGCCTGCCTTTACCCCTTCAACATCCCCGGCAACCTGTTCGCCGTGACCGCCCTGCGCCAGTTGGCGCCGCTTTGGCGGGCCGTGGGTGGTGAAGAGGATGTGGCCCGCGATGCGCTGGCCCTGGCCGATGAGGTTGAGGGCGCCTTGCGCACCCATGGCCGCATGACGCATGCCGATGGCGATGAGACCTGGGCCTATGAGGTCGACGGCTACGGCAACCGCCTGTTCATGGACGACGCCAACGTGCCCAGCCTGCTGGGCCTGCCCTACCTGGGCGCTTGCGCGGCGGATGACCCGCTGTATCGCCGCACCCGCGCGCGGGTGTGGAGCGACGCCAACCCCTATTTCTTCCAGGGTGCTGCGGGGCAGGGTATCGGCGGCCCGCATGAGGGGCTGCGCATGATCTGGCCCATGTCCATCATCGTGCGGGCCCTGACCAGCGATGATGACGCGGAGATCCGCCAGTGCCTGTCCTGGCTGAAGACCACCCACGCCGGCACCGGCTTCATGCATGAGGCCTTCGACCAGGACGACCCGGCGCATTTCACCCGGCCCTGGTTCGCCTGGGCCAACACCCTGTTCGGGGAACTGATCATCGACCTTTTGGCGCGCAAGCCGGCGCTGTTGCGGTCGCCGCTGCCGTAAGGCGACATACGGGAAAACCAGCCGCATTCATGCGGCTGTAGGCGGGGGCCGCCGGAGATTTACGGGGAGCCGTAGGCGGACCGGAAATCGAGGATGAGGCAAGCCGCCGGATGGCGGCGCCCGCCGCCTGAGGGAATTGGGAAAGGACATACACATGTTGACGCGTCGTGAACTGTTGGGCGGGACCGCCGCTGGTCTGGCTTTGATGGCGGGACGTCCTGCTTGGGCGGGCGGCAATGAAGATCTGACCCGCTGGGTCGATCCCTTCATCGGCACCGGCGGCCACGGCCACACCTTTCCTGGCGCCACCGTCCCGTTCGGCATGGTGCAATTGAGCCCCGACACCGACAACGAGCGTTGGGACTCTTGCTCGGGCTATCACCAGGACGATGGCACGATCATGGGTTTCTCCCACACCCATCTCAGTGGCACCGGCGTGGGCGATTTGCTGGATGTGCTGGTGGTGCCGGCGGTGGGCCCCGTGCTGCTGACGCCCGGCGACCTGGACCATCCCGAGGGCGGCTACCGCGCCCGCTATGACCATGCTGATGAGCACGCCACCCCCGGTTATTACCGCGTGCTGCTGAAGGACAGCGGGATCGAGGCGGAATTGACCGCCGCCGCCCGTGCCGGCCTGCACCGCTATCACTTCCCGGCGGGGAAGGACGGCGCCCACCTGCTGATCGATTTCCACCACGGCATGCAGGACAAGCACGGCGTGACCACCCGGGTGAAGGATGCCACCCTGAAGCTGGTGGGCAACGACACGCTGGTCGGCGGGCGCCGGGTGTTCCAGTGGGCCGACGGCCGCCACATCTATTTCGCGCTGAAGCTGTCGCGCCCCTTCGCCAAGGCGGAGCTTTATTCGGATGACAAGCCGGTGACCGGTGACGGCGTCGCCGGCACCAACCTGAAGTGCGCGCTGCATTTC
This genomic window contains:
- a CDS encoding glycoside hydrolase family 125 protein — protein: MPTSRREVFLGGAALALAGALPTRVLAGARPSRRPPPAQRKVSSPAVERLLAQVKAKVADPELAWLFENCFPNTLDTTVELGRLDGKADSFVITGDIECLWLRDSSAQVWPYLPLAKDDAILRQVFQGLIHRQARCILIDPYANAFQPDPKGTTPTKWAAGDLTEMKPGVAERKWEVDSLCYPIRLAHGYWRATLDLAPFDEEWRAAMRLVVATFRAQQRKDGPGPYRFQRKSEVPTESLTLDGYGAPTRKVGLIHGMFRPSDDACLYPFNIPGNLFAVTALRQLAPLWRAVGGEEDVARDALALADEVEGALRTHGRMTHADGDETWAYEVDGYGNRLFMDDANVPSLLGLPYLGACAADDPLYRRTRARVWSDANPYFFQGAAGQGIGGPHEGLRMIWPMSIIVRALTSDDDAEIRQCLSWLKTTHAGTGFMHEAFDQDDPAHFTRPWFAWANTLFGELIIDLLARKPALLRSPLP